The Streptomyces tendae genome has a window encoding:
- a CDS encoding aminotransferase class V-fold PLP-dependent enzyme has translation MSTAHPPSAVEREGPLWQREVREQFPIVTGHPDLAYLDSAATSQKPRAVLEAVQTYLTTSNANAGRGTYPWANRTTDLVETTRERVKEFLHDPEPGSSAVHFTSGTTEGLRTVARDWLVSYLRDGDEILVPYADHRANLDPWLEARRLLAERGVQVRVRALPYQAVSGDYDHRALAEAIGPRSRFVAATHVHHVYGGDMNVHRIREAVGPDVPICLDAAQSVGHLPVHLDDPSLDVDFVVFSGHKAMALPGSGAVWARNARGPVFRPDGWQGTPNTAGIVSLRAALDWLDATCVERIARWTTTLTTRLTDRLGRLGPYEVLGCPVSLAADSPLPAAQRRHGIVTFRHRDIPSDDLGFILFSHGFMVRADSLCQAGTDERDASVRVSLHAYNTPEEIDRLLSVLASLS, from the coding sequence GTGAGTACGGCACACCCGCCGTCCGCGGTGGAACGCGAGGGCCCGCTCTGGCAGCGGGAGGTGAGAGAACAGTTTCCCATCGTCACCGGCCATCCGGACTTGGCGTATCTCGACAGCGCGGCCACGTCCCAGAAGCCACGTGCCGTACTGGAGGCCGTCCAGACGTACCTCACGACGTCGAACGCCAACGCCGGCCGCGGCACCTACCCCTGGGCCAACCGGACCACGGACCTCGTGGAAACGACTCGAGAACGGGTCAAGGAGTTCCTCCACGACCCCGAACCGGGCAGCTCCGCCGTCCACTTCACCAGCGGCACCACCGAGGGCCTGCGTACGGTCGCCCGTGACTGGCTCGTGTCGTACCTCAGGGACGGGGACGAGATCCTCGTGCCGTATGCCGACCACCGGGCCAATCTCGACCCCTGGCTCGAGGCCCGTCGGCTGCTGGCCGAGCGCGGTGTCCAGGTTCGCGTACGGGCGCTGCCGTACCAGGCGGTCTCCGGCGACTACGACCACCGGGCCCTGGCCGAGGCCATCGGCCCGCGGAGCCGCTTCGTGGCCGCCACCCACGTCCACCATGTCTACGGCGGCGACATGAACGTGCACCGCATCCGCGAAGCGGTCGGCCCGGACGTGCCGATCTGCCTGGACGCGGCACAGAGCGTCGGTCACCTGCCCGTCCACCTCGACGATCCGTCGCTGGACGTCGATTTCGTGGTCTTCTCCGGGCACAAGGCGATGGCCCTGCCCGGATCAGGCGCGGTCTGGGCGCGCAACGCGCGAGGGCCCGTGTTCCGGCCGGACGGCTGGCAGGGCACGCCCAACACGGCGGGCATCGTGTCGCTGCGGGCCGCGCTCGACTGGCTCGACGCGACCTGCGTCGAGCGGATCGCGCGCTGGACGACCACCCTCACCACCCGGCTGACGGACCGGCTCGGACGGCTCGGCCCGTACGAGGTCCTCGGCTGCCCGGTGAGCCTCGCCGCCGACTCCCCCCTGCCCGCGGCCCAGCGTCGCCACGGCATCGTCACCTTCCGTCACCGTGACATCCCGTCCGACGACCTCGGGTTCATCCTCTTCAGCCACGGTTTCATGGTGCGTGCCGACAGCCTCTGCCAGGCAGGCACCGACGAGCGGGACGCATCCGTACGGGTGAGCCTGCACGCCTACAACACGCCCGAGGAGATCGACCGCCTGCTGTCCGTCCTCGCGTCGTTGTCCTGA
- a CDS encoding class I SAM-dependent methyltransferase — translation MGVSMGTARAWVERWERQQERYAVDREERFTVIADVVEHTVVGRTRPLLLDLGCGPGSLAARLAARFPHAEIVAADMDPVLLELGRTHHANAARFVDTVIGADGWTDALGLDRPLDAAVSTTALHYLPEPALLRTYRSLASLLRPGGVLVNGDHLPPDAGPCSNLTAHVGRRRSERTGGHTREDWRSWWDAAARDPELADLLDERRRRHALHHGGAEQVTVRRHAALLRRAGFAHVAPVWQFGDSTVLVAIMGGTRGLPAPAGT, via the coding sequence ATGGGCGTGAGCATGGGGACGGCCAGGGCATGGGTGGAGCGCTGGGAACGGCAGCAGGAGCGGTACGCGGTGGACCGCGAGGAGCGGTTCACCGTGATCGCGGACGTCGTCGAACACACCGTCGTCGGCCGCACCCGCCCCCTGCTGCTCGACCTCGGGTGCGGCCCCGGCTCCCTGGCCGCCAGGCTCGCGGCCCGTTTCCCGCACGCGGAGATCGTGGCCGCCGACATGGACCCCGTGCTGCTGGAACTGGGACGCACCCACCATGCGAACGCCGCCCGCTTCGTGGACACCGTCATCGGCGCGGACGGCTGGACCGACGCCCTCGGGCTGGACCGCCCCCTGGACGCCGCCGTCTCGACGACCGCGCTGCACTACCTGCCCGAGCCCGCACTGCTGCGAACCTACCGTTCCCTCGCGTCCCTGCTACGCCCCGGCGGCGTCCTCGTCAACGGGGACCACCTCCCGCCGGACGCGGGGCCCTGTTCGAACCTCACCGCCCACGTGGGCCGCCGAAGGTCGGAGCGTACGGGCGGCCACACGCGGGAGGACTGGCGGTCCTGGTGGGACGCCGCGGCCCGGGACCCCGAACTGGCCGACCTGCTCGACGAACGCCGACGGCGCCACGCCCTCCACCACGGCGGCGCCGAGCAGGTCACGGTGCGCCGCCACGCCGCACTGCTGCGCCGGGCCGGCTTCGCCCACGTCGCGCCGGTCTGGCAGTTCGGCGACAGTACGGTCCTGGTGGCGATCATGGGCGGAACGCGCGGACTCCCCGCTCCCGCCGGGACCTGA
- the rpsR gene encoding 30S ribosomal protein S18 has protein sequence MPPRQGPRKPLKSRPNPLDTARITYIDYKDTDLLRKFISDRGKIRSRRVTRVTAQQQRQIATAIKNAREMALLPYSSR, from the coding sequence ATGCCCCCCCGCCAAGGCCCTCGCAAGCCGCTGAAGTCCCGTCCCAACCCGCTGGACACGGCCCGGATCACCTACATCGACTACAAGGACACCGATCTGCTGCGGAAGTTCATCTCGGACCGTGGCAAGATCCGCAGCCGTCGCGTCACCCGCGTCACCGCCCAGCAGCAACGACAGATCGCCACCGCGATCAAGAACGCCCGTGAGATGGCGCTCCTTCCCTACTCGAGCCGGTAA
- a CDS encoding type B 50S ribosomal protein L31, with product MKPGIHPAYGPVVFRDRAANYAFLTRSTMTSDKTVEWEDGNTYPVVDVEISHVSHPFYTGTARVLDTAGRVERFERRYGRRGAN from the coding sequence ATGAAGCCCGGAATCCATCCCGCTTACGGTCCCGTCGTCTTCCGGGACCGTGCCGCGAACTACGCGTTCCTCACCCGCTCCACCATGACCAGTGACAAGACGGTCGAATGGGAGGACGGCAACACCTACCCGGTGGTCGACGTCGAGATCTCGCACGTCAGCCACCCCTTCTACACCGGAACCGCCCGGGTCCTGGACACCGCCGGGCGAGTCGAGCGCTTCGAGCGCCGGTACGGCCGACGCGGAGCCAACTGA
- the rpmG gene encoding 50S ribosomal protein L33 codes for MARNEVRPIIKLRSTAGTGYTYVTRKSRRNDPDRMVLRKYDPIARRHVDFREER; via the coding sequence ATGGCACGCAACGAGGTACGCCCGATCATCAAGCTCCGCTCCACCGCGGGAACCGGCTACACGTATGTCACCCGCAAGAGCCGCCGCAACGACCCCGACCGCATGGTGCTGCGCAAGTACGACCCGATCGCCCGACGTCACGTCGACTTCCGCGAGGAACGGTGA
- the rpmB gene encoding 50S ribosomal protein L28, with product MSAHCQLTGAQPGFGNTISHSHRRTSRRFDPNIQRKRYWLPSEGRHVRLTLSAKAIKTVDSIGIEAAVARIRARGGKV from the coding sequence ATGTCCGCCCACTGCCAACTGACCGGCGCCCAACCGGGCTTCGGCAACACCATCTCCCACTCGCATCGGCGCACTTCGCGCCGCTTCGACCCCAACATCCAGCGCAAGCGCTACTGGCTGCCCAGCGAGGGGCGGCATGTCCGGCTGACGCTCAGCGCGAAGGCGATCAAGACGGTCGACAGCATCGGCATCGAGGCAGCCGTGGCCCGCATCCGTGCCCGAGGAGGAAAGGTCTGA
- the rpsN gene encoding 30S ribosomal protein S14, which translates to MAKKSKIAQNEKRKAVVERYAVRRAELKEIIRRQASTDAERRAAAEELRRQPRNASATRVRNRDSVDGRPRGHLRKFGLSRVRVREQAHAGFLPGVTKSSW; encoded by the coding sequence ATGGCCAAGAAGAGCAAGATCGCGCAGAACGAGAAGCGCAAGGCGGTCGTCGAGCGGTACGCGGTCCGCCGTGCGGAGCTGAAGGAGATCATCCGCCGGCAGGCCTCCACCGACGCCGAACGCCGGGCCGCGGCGGAAGAACTGCGGCGCCAGCCCCGCAACGCGAGCGCCACCCGAGTACGCAACCGGGACAGCGTGGACGGGCGACCGCGTGGCCACCTGCGGAAGTTCGGCCTGTCACGGGTCCGCGTCCGGGAGCAGGCCCACGCCGGCTTCCTGCCCGGGGTCACCAAGTCCTCCTGGTAG
- a CDS encoding MerR family transcriptional regulator — protein MDGDTLYSIGELARRTGLTVKTIRFYSDRGIVAPTDRSPAGYRLYSIDAVARLDFVRTLRELGLDLPTIRKVVDRELSLPEVAAAHAEALAVQIGVLRLRRAVLTAVAERGSTPEETELMHRLAQLSEDERRRLIGEFLDAVFGGLGAVPAFAGAMRSMTPELPDDPEAEQVQAWVELAEMSLDPDFRTVVRRMAEDQAVEQARSDMTGPCRDIAAVVRDQVGPALAAGIDPASPQADPIVAAFTAHYAHLLGRPDGVELRRRLATRLESVNDPRRERYLQLLAVVNGWPAPESLAPVFDWSVHALRVRAQQ, from the coding sequence ATGGACGGCGACACTCTCTACTCGATCGGCGAACTGGCTCGACGGACCGGTCTCACGGTCAAGACCATTCGGTTCTACTCCGATCGCGGAATCGTGGCGCCGACGGACCGCAGCCCGGCCGGCTACCGCCTCTACAGCATTGATGCCGTCGCACGCCTGGACTTCGTGCGGACCTTGCGCGAGCTGGGTCTGGACCTTCCCACGATCCGCAAGGTCGTGGACCGCGAGCTCTCGCTTCCCGAGGTCGCCGCGGCGCACGCCGAAGCACTGGCAGTGCAGATCGGCGTCCTGCGCCTGCGTCGCGCGGTGCTGACGGCGGTGGCCGAGCGCGGGTCCACACCTGAGGAGACGGAACTCATGCACCGGCTGGCACAGCTCTCCGAGGACGAACGCCGACGTCTGATCGGCGAATTCCTCGACGCCGTCTTCGGCGGTCTTGGCGCCGTACCGGCATTCGCGGGGGCCATGCGCTCGATGACCCCCGAGCTGCCCGACGACCCCGAGGCAGAGCAGGTACAGGCATGGGTGGAGTTGGCCGAGATGTCCCTTGATCCGGATTTCCGCACCGTGGTGCGGCGGATGGCCGAGGACCAGGCAGTCGAGCAGGCGCGAAGCGACATGACGGGTCCGTGCCGGGACATCGCCGCAGTCGTCCGTGACCAGGTCGGCCCGGCCCTGGCCGCCGGCATCGACCCGGCCTCGCCCCAGGCCGATCCGATCGTCGCGGCGTTCACGGCGCACTACGCGCACCTCCTCGGCCGCCCCGACGGCGTCGAGCTTCGCCGCCGGCTGGCGACTCGACTGGAGAGCGTGAACGACCCCCGCAGGGAGCGGTACCTCCAGCTGCTTGCCGTGGTCAACGGCTGGCCGGCCCCGGAGAGTCTGGCTCCGGTGTTCGACTGGTCCGTCCACGCTCTGCGTGTCCGGGCACAGCAATGA
- a CDS encoding GNAT family N-acetyltransferase, with product MGQTQSAPGENAAACHRLTSAPVELQVAASPVSPPLLLRPWRMRDVAALVEVSQDPALRRWASSVVDTDAEGARWVQAQQRGWAAGNRFCFAVLEIQPGSAGEQLVGNVVLKEVTSGKPAAEVGYWTAAHARGRGVAPRALEALTNWAFDTFAADGLERLEILHQVNNPASCRVAQKSRYDFDTILPAAPPSFPRDGHLHIRRKSA from the coding sequence ATGGGACAGACACAGTCGGCGCCGGGTGAAAACGCCGCCGCATGTCATCGGTTGACGAGTGCCCCGGTCGAACTCCAGGTGGCCGCGTCGCCGGTCTCTCCCCCTCTCCTTCTTCGCCCGTGGCGCATGAGAGACGTTGCCGCATTGGTCGAGGTGAGCCAGGATCCGGCACTGCGCCGGTGGGCGAGCTCTGTCGTGGACACCGACGCCGAAGGGGCACGCTGGGTGCAGGCTCAGCAGCGGGGGTGGGCGGCAGGGAACCGGTTCTGCTTCGCCGTCCTAGAGATACAACCCGGTTCAGCGGGCGAACAGTTGGTGGGCAACGTGGTCCTCAAGGAAGTCACCTCCGGCAAACCGGCGGCCGAAGTGGGCTACTGGACCGCGGCACACGCTCGCGGGCGGGGTGTGGCGCCCCGAGCGCTGGAGGCACTCACCAATTGGGCCTTCGACACCTTCGCAGCCGACGGGCTGGAGCGTCTCGAGATCCTGCACCAGGTGAACAATCCGGCATCGTGCCGAGTTGCTCAGAAGAGCCGCTACGACTTCGACACCATCCTGCCCGCGGCACCGCCCTCCTTCCCTCGCGACGGCCACCTGCACATACGGCGCAAGAGTGCCTGA
- a CDS encoding SDR family NAD(P)-dependent oxidoreductase: protein MDLGLIDKVAVVTGAGKGIGLAITEAFLREGVRVVAGSRSETLELAALGETRDLAFVAGDLATTEGVEVLIRTAMGRHSRIDVLVNNVGATQPRTDFLAVDDAQWQRGFDLNFFSAVRASRAALPHLLADGGGAIVNISSLNARLPFPNVVDYSAAKAALTSLTKALSEEFAPRGVRVNAIAPGPVRTPFWTAPGGFAEAVAAGAGTTAQEAVDVVVPQQMGITTGRFTEPEEVADLALFLASPRAANITGAEFLIDGGQTKTT, encoded by the coding sequence ATGGATCTGGGGCTCATCGACAAAGTCGCCGTCGTCACCGGTGCCGGCAAGGGGATTGGACTGGCCATCACCGAAGCATTCCTGCGCGAGGGGGTACGTGTGGTTGCGGGCAGCCGCTCCGAAACCCTGGAGCTGGCCGCGTTGGGCGAGACGCGTGACCTGGCCTTCGTTGCCGGTGATCTGGCTACCACAGAGGGCGTGGAGGTACTGATCCGGACGGCGATGGGACGCCACAGCCGGATCGACGTCCTGGTCAACAACGTCGGAGCCACCCAGCCCCGCACCGATTTCCTCGCTGTCGACGACGCGCAGTGGCAACGGGGCTTCGACCTGAACTTCTTCAGCGCCGTCCGCGCCAGCCGCGCCGCGCTGCCCCACCTGCTCGCGGACGGCGGTGGCGCGATCGTCAACATCAGTTCACTGAACGCCCGGCTGCCCTTCCCCAACGTGGTGGACTATTCGGCGGCCAAGGCCGCGCTGACCAGCCTTACCAAGGCGTTGTCGGAGGAGTTCGCGCCGCGCGGCGTACGGGTGAACGCCATCGCGCCGGGACCGGTCCGCACCCCGTTCTGGACCGCTCCCGGCGGTTTCGCCGAGGCCGTGGCGGCCGGCGCAGGGACCACTGCCCAGGAGGCTGTCGACGTGGTGGTGCCCCAGCAGATGGGGATCACCACGGGACGCTTCACCGAACCTGAGGAGGTCGCCGACCTCGCGCTCTTCCTGGCTTCGCCCCGCGCCGCGAACATCACGGGCGCGGAATTCCTCATCGACGGCGGTCAGACCAAGACAACCTGA
- a CDS encoding PAS domain-containing protein, with the protein MATTSFPDASPRKKKTAAAAVPARRDPIGAPDGPTQEAACTAHVSPRTLAVTAAEPAFSRQFGLSVDEICGRGLLELLRSPVPGQLREQFTALSSGRCRRFRERVTCRDGEGRNFPAEVTAIAVGQPTGEIVGLVVLLRRAEQAADGGPVLSALDAQVLEGVARGESTVQLASRLYLSRQGIEYRVGQMLRRFDAPNRPALVARAHALGMFADGQWPPRVLPERVR; encoded by the coding sequence GTGGCGACCACGAGTTTCCCCGACGCCTCGCCCCGTAAGAAGAAGACCGCCGCCGCGGCTGTCCCGGCCCGCCGTGACCCGATCGGCGCGCCGGACGGTCCCACCCAGGAAGCCGCCTGCACGGCTCACGTGTCCCCCCGGACGCTGGCCGTCACAGCCGCGGAACCGGCATTCTCCCGGCAGTTCGGCCTGAGCGTCGACGAGATATGCGGACGCGGCCTGCTCGAACTGCTCCGTTCCCCGGTTCCCGGACAATTGCGGGAACAGTTCACCGCGCTTTCCTCCGGGCGTTGCCGGAGATTCAGGGAAAGGGTGACGTGTCGCGACGGAGAGGGCCGCAATTTCCCGGCCGAAGTCACCGCGATCGCCGTCGGACAGCCCACGGGTGAGATCGTCGGTCTGGTCGTCCTTCTGCGCCGGGCCGAACAAGCGGCCGACGGCGGACCCGTACTCAGCGCTCTCGACGCGCAGGTGCTGGAAGGTGTGGCGCGTGGCGAGTCCACGGTGCAGTTGGCCTCCCGTCTCTATCTGAGCCGTCAGGGAATCGAATATCGCGTCGGTCAGATGCTGCGGCGTTTCGACGCCCCCAACCGGCCCGCTCTGGTGGCGCGGGCGCACGCGCTCGGGATGTTCGCCGATGGACAGTGGCCGCCGCGGGTCCTCCCGGAGCGCGTGCGGTAG
- a CDS encoding RNA polymerase sigma factor, whose amino-acid sequence MTTVSELPSPLTLLPRAQAGDEHAMNHLLTAITPYVARICRSITHDDGADATQEALLAVYRGLGSLREPAAFYGWVRSVTVREAIRTARRFGAESCCSEVDSREETNPLDAVHISDVLERLSQAHRQVLTLRAYGLNEEEMAEVLALPVGTVRSRLFRARRRFQEAWQPSAA is encoded by the coding sequence ATGACGACCGTCAGCGAACTGCCCTCCCCCCTGACGCTGCTCCCCCGGGCCCAGGCCGGCGACGAGCACGCGATGAACCACCTGCTGACCGCCATCACGCCCTACGTCGCGCGCATCTGCAGGTCCATCACCCACGACGACGGCGCCGACGCCACCCAGGAGGCATTGCTCGCCGTCTACCGCGGCCTTGGTTCCCTGCGGGAACCGGCGGCGTTCTACGGCTGGGTGCGCTCGGTGACGGTCCGCGAAGCCATCCGCACCGCCAGGCGCTTCGGCGCGGAGAGCTGCTGCTCCGAGGTGGACTCGCGGGAGGAGACCAATCCCCTGGACGCGGTGCACATCAGTGACGTGCTGGAGCGGCTGTCCCAGGCGCACCGGCAGGTCCTCACCCTGCGCGCCTACGGGCTGAACGAGGAGGAGATGGCCGAGGTGCTCGCGCTGCCCGTGGGCACCGTCCGCTCGCGTCTGTTCCGGGCCCGCCGCCGGTTCCAGGAGGCGTGGCAGCCCTCGGCGGCGTGA
- a CDS encoding phthiocerol/phthiodiolone dimycocerosyl transferase family protein, whose translation MHRVLCPVETLYVGQRSRAVLSCTLRGPVDLAALSAAFDALTEANPPLRSRIEQDGGGHVLRVLGADERPRLITRTGDEEEAYAAELNRPLPVGGPLSRAVLVSAPDGRSHLFVLVIDHTVTDGHSSIAVHNSLWDRYRALVEGTTDDIAAPELPRWPEPVSRLLPPADEADTAKYLDGRLEEIRRHPVELVPYDAASGEGAGPDGHIEVRRLTLEADLTSRLRGTARASGVSVHALIAATLLVTARRRLAGDDGARTLGCLSPVDLRARLTPPVPASDLVPAVTTHLQTLDVAARSEPLELARAVHARLGDFLARGDHFHEMRITPEIPRNPALQLATVIATNMGVVPGPRLPDGLRAADVRLVPAREHYFPQAGRSPVMACVVSFAGRLSIEFPHSTACYSPSFMRAFRDEVRTGLLRFTDVVEPGLSPTPPADHRPFAPPTPARPAV comes from the coding sequence ATGCACCGTGTGCTGTGTCCGGTCGAGACGCTCTATGTGGGCCAGAGAAGCAGGGCCGTGCTGTCCTGCACCCTGCGCGGACCGGTTGACCTCGCGGCGCTGTCCGCCGCGTTCGACGCCCTGACGGAGGCGAACCCGCCGCTGCGCTCCCGCATCGAACAGGACGGCGGCGGGCACGTGCTGCGCGTCCTCGGCGCGGACGAGCGGCCCCGGCTGATCACCCGGACCGGTGACGAGGAGGAGGCCTACGCGGCGGAGCTGAACAGGCCGCTGCCGGTCGGCGGCCCGCTCAGCCGTGCCGTTCTGGTCAGCGCGCCCGACGGCCGGAGCCACCTGTTCGTGCTGGTGATCGACCACACCGTCACCGACGGCCACAGCAGCATCGCGGTGCACAACTCGCTGTGGGACCGCTACCGGGCGCTGGTCGAAGGCACCACCGACGACATCGCCGCTCCGGAACTCCCCCGCTGGCCCGAGCCCGTGAGCCGGCTGCTGCCTCCGGCCGACGAGGCCGACACGGCGAAGTACCTCGACGGCCGGCTGGAGGAGATACGGCGCCACCCGGTCGAGCTGGTCCCGTACGACGCCGCGAGCGGGGAGGGTGCCGGCCCGGACGGGCACATCGAGGTCCGCCGGCTGACCCTGGAAGCGGACCTCACCTCCCGGCTGCGCGGTACGGCGCGCGCCTCGGGCGTCTCCGTGCACGCCCTGATCGCCGCGACGCTGCTGGTGACCGCCCGGCGGCGGCTGGCCGGGGACGACGGGGCGCGCACGCTCGGCTGCCTCTCCCCCGTCGACCTGCGTGCGCGGCTCACCCCGCCGGTGCCCGCCTCCGACCTGGTCCCCGCGGTCACCACCCATCTGCAGACCCTGGACGTGGCCGCGCGTTCCGAGCCGTTGGAGCTGGCCCGCGCCGTGCACGCCCGGCTGGGCGACTTCCTGGCCCGCGGCGACCACTTCCACGAGATGCGCATCACGCCGGAGATCCCCCGCAATCCCGCGCTGCAACTGGCCACGGTGATCGCCACGAACATGGGCGTGGTCCCCGGTCCGCGGCTGCCGGACGGGCTGCGGGCCGCCGACGTGCGCCTCGTTCCGGCTCGCGAGCACTACTTCCCGCAGGCGGGACGCAGCCCCGTCATGGCGTGCGTCGTCTCCTTCGCGGGCCGGCTCTCCATCGAGTTCCCGCACTCCACCGCCTGTTACAGCCCGTCCTTCATGCGGGCGTTCCGCGACGAGGTGCGCACGGGGCTGCTGCGTTTCACGGACGTCGTGGAACCGGGGCTCTCGCCCACGCCACCGGCTGATCACCGCCCGTTCGCCCCTCCGACCCCCGCCCGCCCGGCTGTGTAA
- a CDS encoding type I polyketide synthase gives MRDRADGTPHTHEPGEDEAQAVHDTTAPHDEDFPAVAVIGMAGRFPGADDLDAFWDNLAAGRESVRPVTDEEFLAAGGDPRDLDDPSLIRKASVVEGIDRFDSGFFGYSPAEAAVVDPQQRLLLETAYHALEDAGCLGADRSGEAFGVYAGAGDSRYYPAHVHPRFAGQPGSVALVHAATANSLGTLATRVSYELGLTGPSVSLQTACSTALVAVHTACQDLLDHRCDTALAAAVSLNPSAVLGYRHVPDGPFSPDGHCRAFAADAAGTSSGDGVGAVVLKRLEDALADGDRVRAVIRGSAVNNDGRRKVGFSAPSAAGQTEVVLAAQAQAEVDAGTIGLIEAHGTATKLGDPIEVSALTEAFRHSTDRTGFCALGSVKTNIGHLGAAAGIAGLIKAVLALEHRQIPPSLHFDRPNPLIDFDASPFRVPTALEDWPEGEHPRRAAVSAFGIGGTNAHVVLEEAPRVAPAAPRPPEEERRVVLPLSARTAGALRGQAEALARHLERRPDLRLDDVAHSLRTDRPALRHRLTVSAASRAEALDALRSAAPATPPLSDDPVRVAFLLPGGGTQYPGMGKELYRDHAVHRDTVDECAASCGPSSAPTCAPPCSRSDGPTTSPRSSDSSSPSTPWPAPSWSRACAPTR, from the coding sequence ATGCGTGACCGGGCCGACGGCACACCGCACACCCACGAACCGGGAGAGGACGAGGCACAGGCCGTGCACGACACCACCGCACCCCACGACGAGGACTTCCCCGCCGTAGCCGTCATCGGCATGGCGGGCCGCTTCCCCGGCGCCGACGACCTCGACGCCTTCTGGGACAACCTCGCGGCCGGCCGGGAGTCCGTACGGCCCGTCACCGACGAGGAGTTCCTCGCCGCGGGCGGCGACCCGCGCGACCTCGACGACCCGTCACTGATCCGCAAGGCGTCGGTCGTCGAGGGCATCGACCGCTTCGACTCCGGCTTCTTCGGTTACAGCCCCGCCGAAGCCGCCGTCGTCGACCCGCAGCAGCGACTGCTGCTGGAGACGGCCTACCACGCCCTGGAGGACGCCGGCTGCCTCGGCGCCGACCGGTCCGGAGAGGCGTTCGGCGTGTACGCCGGGGCGGGTGACAGCCGCTACTACCCGGCCCACGTCCACCCCCGCTTCGCCGGGCAGCCCGGCTCGGTGGCCCTCGTCCACGCGGCCACGGCCAACTCCCTCGGCACCCTCGCCACCCGCGTCTCCTACGAACTCGGCCTCACCGGGCCCAGCGTGTCCCTGCAGACGGCCTGCTCCACCGCGCTGGTCGCCGTGCACACCGCCTGCCAGGACCTGCTCGACCACCGCTGCGACACCGCCCTCGCCGCCGCCGTCTCCCTCAACCCCTCCGCCGTCCTGGGCTACCGCCACGTGCCCGACGGACCTTTCTCGCCCGACGGGCACTGCCGGGCCTTCGCCGCGGACGCCGCCGGCACCTCCTCCGGCGACGGAGTGGGAGCCGTCGTCCTCAAGCGGCTGGAGGACGCCCTCGCCGACGGCGACCGCGTCCGCGCCGTCATCCGGGGCAGCGCCGTCAACAACGACGGCCGCCGCAAGGTCGGCTTCAGCGCCCCCAGCGCCGCCGGACAGACCGAGGTCGTCCTCGCCGCGCAGGCCCAGGCCGAGGTCGACGCCGGCACCATCGGCCTGATCGAGGCGCACGGCACCGCCACCAAGCTCGGCGACCCGATCGAGGTGTCCGCCCTGACGGAGGCCTTCCGGCACAGCACGGACCGGACCGGCTTCTGCGCGCTCGGCTCGGTCAAGACCAACATCGGCCACCTCGGAGCCGCCGCCGGCATCGCCGGACTCATCAAGGCCGTCCTCGCCCTGGAACACCGGCAGATCCCGCCCAGCCTGCACTTCGACCGGCCCAACCCGCTCATCGACTTCGACGCGAGCCCCTTCCGCGTGCCCACCGCCCTGGAGGACTGGCCCGAGGGGGAGCACCCCCGCCGGGCCGCCGTCAGTGCCTTCGGCATCGGCGGCACCAACGCCCACGTCGTCCTGGAGGAGGCACCCCGCGTCGCACCCGCCGCGCCGCGCCCGCCCGAGGAGGAACGCCGCGTGGTGCTGCCGCTGTCGGCGCGCACCGCCGGAGCCCTGCGCGGCCAGGCCGAGGCACTCGCCCGGCACCTGGAGCGCCGGCCGGACCTGCGCCTGGACGACGTGGCCCACTCCCTGCGCACCGACCGGCCCGCGCTGCGCCACCGGCTCACCGTCTCGGCCGCCTCGCGCGCCGAGGCCCTCGACGCGCTGCGCTCCGCCGCCCCGGCCACCCCGCCGCTGTCCGACGATCCGGTCCGGGTGGCGTTCCTGCTGCCCGGCGGCGGCACCCAGTACCCCGGCATGGGCAAGGAGCTGTACCGCGACCACGCCGTCCACCGCGACACCGTCGACGAGTGCGCCGCATCCTGCGGCCCGTCCTCGGCACCGACCTGCGCACCGCCCTGTTCGAGGAGCGACGGCCCGACGACCTCTCCGCGTTCCTCGGACTCGTCGTCACCGAGTACGCCCTGGCCCGCACCCTCATGGAGTCGGGCGTGCGCCCCGACGCGCTGA